The DNA region CGTCGGCCAGCAGCCAGCTGCCGACCAGCGTGTCGTCGCCCGCGGGCTGGGCGGCGACGGGCTGCGCGGACCAGACCTTGGTGTGCGCCACGGTGAACCCGGGCTCGCCGCCGCTGGTCGCGGACGCACTGCCGCCGCCCTCGGCGCCGACCGTCAGCGCCGCGGCTATCAGCACCCCGAGCGCGGCCACCCCGGCACCGGCCCGCACCAGCAGGGCCCGCCGGCTGGGCACGTGCTCCCCGGTCAGGACGGCCGCCCGGACCTTGTCCACCAGCGAAGCGGGGGATTCGCCATCGCCGCCGCGCCCCGCCGCCCGCGAGCGCGCGGCGGGCTCGGCGGCTCCGCCCGGCGGGGGCTCCTCGACGGCCGGCGCGGGCTCCGCCGGGGGTTCGTCGATGTGCACGTAGCCGTCGGCCGAGTACTCGGCCCCCGCCGGGACGTACAGCCCCTCCTCCCCCGGCTGGGGCTGCGGCGCGGCGGTGGCGGCGTACGGCTGCTGCCCGTAGTCCGGGTACTGCTGTTGGTACGGCTGGTACTGCTCCTGGCCGCCGTACGCCCCGTGGCCCTGGTCCTGACCCTGGAGGTAGGCGCCCTCGACGTACCCGGTCTGCCCGTGACCGCCCTGCTGCTCGTACTGGAACGGGTCGTACTGCGGCTGGCCGTAATTCGGCTGGTCGTACGGCGGCACCTGCTGCCACTGCCCGTGCGGATCCGGCTGCTGCCACTGCGCCTGCGCCTGCTGCGGGTCGTAGTACCCCTGCCAGTCCTGTGGGCCCTGGAGGTGCCACGGCTGCTGCTGGGCATGGGCGTCTCCGAAGGGCTCCTGTGACACCGTTCCGTCCCTCCCAGCCCCCCGCCGGCCTGCCGATTGCGGCAGTCAGCATCTCACGCCCGCCCGGGCACCCCACCCGGGCCCTCGGCGCGGTCGCGGGGGCCGGGCCTCAGGCCGCCGATTCGGCGCGCAGGGCCTCGTCGATGCGGGCGGCGAGGGTGAAGTCCAGTCCGGTGAGCCCACCGGCGCTGTGGGTGGACAGCACGAAGCGCAGGGTGCGCCAGCGGATGTCGATGTCGGGGTGGTGGTCGAGTTCCTCGGCCTGTCCGGCCACGGCGACGACCACCCGGATCGCGGCCGGGAAGTCGGGGGCGTCGGCGCTGCGGACGATGCTGTCGCCGTCCCGGCGCCACTGCGGCGCGTCCGCCAGCGCCGCCGTGATCTCGTCCTCGCTCAGTCGTGCCCTGCTGCTCATCGGTGCGCTCCGGGGGTCGTCGACGGGGTGCCGGTGGGGTGCCGGCGGGATGCCGGTCAGGCGGCCTTCCGGCGCGGACGGGCCACCAGTTCGCCGCCGCAGTTGGGGCAGTCGGCGGCCATCGCCTCGGTGCAGTCCGCGCAGAAGGTGCACTCGTAGGAACATATCGAGGCGGGGCCGTCGGCGGTCAGCGACACCTCGCAGCGCTCGCAGGTCTCGCGCATCTCCAGGGCCATGGCCGGTTTCCTCCGATGTCGGTACGGTCCGATGAGCGGTCAGGCATACGGCCTGACCGTCGTTCAACTCAACAGCAGTTTGGTGACGGCCAACAGCCCGACCACCACGATGACCGCGCGCAGCGCGGCCGGCGGGAGGCGGCGGCCGACCTTGGCGCCGAGCAGACCGCCGACCAGCGAGCCGGCCGCGATCAGCCCGGCGGCGGTCCAGTCGACCGTCGAGGTGAACAGGAAGAAGAGTGCGGCGACGCCGTTGACGATCATCGCCAGGGCGTTCTTCACCGCGTTGATCCGCTGCAGGTCCTCCTGGAGCATCATGCCCATCAGCGCCATCAGCAGGACGCCCTGCGCGGCGCCGAAGTAGCCGCCGTAGATGCCGGTGAGGAACACCCCGACCAGCAGCACCAGGCTGCCGTCCGGGTCACCGTCGGCCCGGCGGCGGGCCGCGACGGCCTTGGCCACCCGGGGCTGGATCACCACCAGGACGAGGGCGAGCAGGATCAGCACCGGGACGATCGCGTCGAAGGCGCCGCTCGGCAGCTCGATCAGCAGCAGCGCCCCGAGCAGACCGCCGAGCAGCGAGGCGGTGCCCATGCGGCGCAGCCGGCGTCCCTGGCCGACCAGTTCGCGGCGGTAGCCGATCACGCCGCTGAGCGAGCCGGGCACCAGGCCGAAGGAGTTGGAGACGTTGGCGGTCACCGGCGGGATGCCGACGGCGAGCAGCACCGGGAAGGTGATCAGGGTGCCGGAGCCGACGATCACGTTGATCATCCCGGCACCGACGCCGGCCACCAGGACGGCGATCGCCTCCCAGAGCGTCATGGGTCACCTCTCCTCGCGGTCCTGTCCGAGGGGATCATGCCGGACCCCGCACCGGCCGGACCAGGCCCGCCCACGATCCGGGACGCACGCCACACCGCCGCACGAACCAGGAGAACGCCCGGGGGCCCGCCACCACCAGGCAGCGGGCCCCGGCCGGAGAACTCGGCCTATCACTCCGGGTCGATCTTGCGGTACTCCCGCGCCGGGTCCACCCGGGGACGGGCGGCGCCCTTCTCGACGTCCACCGGTCGCGGCCCGGCCGCCGGGTCGAGCGGCACCTGGGTGGCCGCCGGGGGTGTCTGCGGGACGCTCGGCGCCGCCACCGCACCGCCGTTGGCGCCGCCGTTGCCGGACAGGCCGGTGAAGGCCCCGCCGAGGCCCTTGAGCGCGTCGCCGACCTCGCTCGGGATGATCCACAGCTTGTTGGAGTCGCCCTTGGCCAGCTCGGGCAGGGTCTGCAGGTACTGGTAGGCGAGCAGCTTCTGGTCGGCGTCGCCGTCGTGGATGGCCTCGAAGACCGTCCGGATCGCGGCCGCCTCACCGTCGGCGCGCAGCACCGCGGCCTGCGCCTCACCCTCGGCCCGGAGCACGTCGGCCTGCTTCTCACCCTCGGCCTTGAGGATCTGCGCCTGGCGCTGGCCCTCGGCGGTGAGGATCGCGGCGCGCTTGTCGCGGTCGGCGCGCATCTGCTTCTCCATCGAGTCCTGGATGGAGGTCGGCGGCTCGATCGCCTTCAGCTCGACGCGGTTGACCCGGATGCCCCACTTGCCGGTGGCCTCGTCCAGGACGCCGCGCAGGCCGGCGTTGATGACCTCGCGCGAGGTCAGGGTGGACTCGAGGTCCATCGAGCCGATGATGTTGCGCAGCGTGGTGACGGTCAGCTGCTCGATGGCCTGGATGTAGCTGGCGACCTCGTAGGTGGCCGCCCGGGGGTCGGTGACCTGGTAGTAGATGACGGTGTCGATGTTGACCACCAGGTTGTCCTGGGTGATCACCGGCTGCGGCGGGAACGGCACGACCTGCTCGCGCAGGTCGATCCGGTTGCGGACCCGGTCGATGAACGGGACGACGATGTTCAGCCCTGCGTTGAGCGTCCGGGTGTAGCGGCCGAAGCGCTCCACGATCGCGGCGCTGGCCTGCGGGATGACCTGGATCGTCTTGATCAGCGCGATGAAGGCCACCACGACCAGGACGACCAAAACGATAAGGACCGGTTCCACGGACTCTCCCCTAGACGACCAGGGCGGTCGCGCCCTGGATTTCGACGACGTCGACCTTCTGACCCGGTTGGTACACGCTGTCCGGATTGAGCGCGCGGGCTGACCAGATCTCGCCGTTGAGCTTGATCCGCCCGCCCTCCCCGTCGACGGTTTCCGCGACGACCGCGGTGGCGCCCCGGAGCGCCTCGATGCCCGTCTTGATCTGCGGGCCCCTGCGCAGCTGTCGGCGGGCGATCGGGCCGACGAAGACCACCAGCCCGACCGAGACCACGATGAAGGTCAGGGTCTCCAGGACCGCTTCCCCGCCCAGCCCGGCCACGGCGGCGGCCGCCAGCGCACCGATCGCGAACATGGCGAACTCCGGCACCGCGGTGAGCACCAGCGGTATGCCGAGCACCGCGGCGGCCAGGAGCCACCAGATCCAGCTGTCCACGTGTCCATCCTAGGGAGCGGAGGTCCTTCGAGGCGGACAGTTCCCGCAGGTCGAGGAGCGGAAACCGGTCGCACGTGCGACCGGTTCCGACGGGCCTGCGCGGGATGGACGGACGGGGGGTCAGCCCAGCGGCAGACCCTGCGCCGACCAGCGGTCGCCGTGGCGCTCCAGGGTCAGCGGCAGGCCGAAGCACTTGGAGAGGTTACGGGCGGTCAGCTCGGTGTCGATCGGGCCGGCGGTGAGCACCTTGCCCTGGCGGATCATCAGCACGTGGGTGAAGCCGGGGGCGATCTCCTCGACGTGGTGGGTGACCATCGCCATGGCCGGCGCGAACTCGTCCTGGGCGAGCGCGCCGAGCCGGCGGACCAGGTCCTCGCGGCCTCCGAGGTCCAGGCCGGCCGCGGGCTCGTCGAGCAGCAGCAGCTCGGGGTCGGTCATCAGGGCGCGGGCGATCAGGGTGCGCTTGCGCTCGCCCTCGGAGAGGGTGCCGAACTTGCGGCCGGTGAGGTTGGCCATCCCCATGCGGTCGAGCAGGGCGAGCGCGCGGCCCTCGTCGGACTGCTCGTAGGTCTCCTGCCAGCTGACCGTCATGCCGTAGGCGGCGGTGAGCACGGTCTGCAGCACGGTCTGCTCGGCCGGCAGCTTGTCGAACATCGAGGCGCCGGCCAGGCCGATCCGGGAGCGCAGCTCGAAGACGTCGATCTCGCCCAGCTTCTCGCCCAGCACCGAGACCTTGCCCGAGGTCGGGAAGAGGTACGAGGAGGCGATCTGCAGCAGGGTGGTCTTGCCGGCGCCGTTCGGGCCCAGGATGACCCAGCGCTCACCCTCGGAGATGGACCACGAGACCTGGTCGACCAGCGCGCGCCCCTCCCGGACCACGGATACGTCCACCAGCTCCAGCACGTCGCTCATGCCTACGCCTTCCCCAAATACAAAAAATGTCGGCCGTCGGTGCGGGCGGCGAGCCTACTCCGGCGGCCGGTGGGCACGGGGTGGGTGCGCCGCACGCGCATGGGCAAACCTACGCCACCCGGATGACCGCCGATTCCGTAGGCTGGCCGGATGCTCGCGACTCCTGCCGACGATCCGTACGAAGAGCCCCGTTCGGGGCGGCTGACCGCCTGGGGCAACGCCCTGCTGAGCGGCCTGGTGCCGCCCGACGACGCCGCCGCGGCCGTGCTGGGCACCGACGAGGGGCACCGGGTGACCGGGCTGCCCGGGAACGGGCCGGGCGAGCAGCACGGGCTGACCTGGGCGCTCGGCCGGCTGCGGGTGCTGGGCGTGAAGGGCCTGCGGCTGGCGCTGCCCTCGGCCGGGCACCCGCTGGGGCTGACCGGCCCGGCGGCCTTCAACGAGCGCGCCATGGCGGCGGGCGAGGCGGTGCTCGCGGTGGGCGTACCGCTCGGCCTGGTGCCGGAGGTCACGGTGTACGGCCCGGAGGGGGACCGCGCGGCCACCGTGCTGTGGCGCTGCGCGGAGGTCAACGACGCCCCGCCGGCCGACGTGCCCTCGCTGCACGAGGCCGAGCGCGAGCTGGCGGACGGGCTGCGCGAGGCGACGGCGCTGCTGACCCGGCTGGACGTGGCCGGCGCCGGCCCGGCGGCGCTGCGCGCCCTTGAGGCGTACCGCCGGCGCGGCCACGCCGAGCTGCTCGCCCCCGGCTACCCGCCGCGCGCCGTGCGCGTCCTGGAGTCGGCCCGCCAGGTTTCCGCCCTGCTGTCGATCGCCGCGGGCGGCCACGGCGCCGCCGTCAGCGCCTCCGAGATGGCCGCCCGCCAGTCGGTGCTGGCCCCGCTGCGGCGCACCGCCCGCCGCGCCCAGGTGGCCGCCTACAACGCCCTGGTGGACGAGCGCGGGGACCGCTAACGCTCCCGGGTCGCGCCGTTGCGGACGGCCCAGAGCGCGGCCTGGGTGCGGTCAGCGAGGTCCAGCTTCATCAGGATGTTGGACACGTGGGTCTTCACCGTCTTCTCCGACAGGTGCAGGCTGCGGGCGATCTCCCGGTTGGAGCGGCCGTCGGCGATGTGGCCGAGCACCTCGCGCTCGCGCTCGGTGAGGGTGCCGCCGCGGCCCTGTGGGGCGCGCGGGCCGTCGTCGGCGAGCAGGGCCTCGGCCAGTTCCGGCTGGAGCAGCACGTGACCGGCGTGCACCGAGCGGATGGCACCGGCCAGCGCCTCCGGGTCCACGTCCTTGTAGACGTACCCGGCGGCGCCGGCCCGCAGCGCGGGGACCATGGTGCGGTGCTCGGTGAAGCTGGTGACGATCAGGATCCGGGCCCGGCTGCCCTCCTCCTTGAGCGTGCGCAGCGCCTCGATGCCGTCGACGCCGGGCATCTTGAGGTCCATCAGGACGACGTCCGGGTCGAGTTCGCGGGCGCGGTCGACGCCCTCGGCCCCGTCGGCGGCCTCCCCGACCACCTCGATGTCGTCCTGGACCTCCAGGAAGGTGCGCAGCCCGCGGCGGACCACCTGGTGGTCGTCGACCAGCAGGACGCGGATCGACGGCGTGCTGTCAGGCACCGGGGACCTCCATCTCGACGAGCGTCCCCTGGCCGGGGGCGGACTCCAGGGTGAGCGTGCCGCCGACGGCGGCCGCGCGGTCGCGCATCGAGGCCAGGCCGAGGTGCCGGCCGGCCCGGCGGACGGACTCGGGGTCGAAGCCGCGTCCGTCGTCGCGCACCCGCAGCACGGCGCCGCGGGCGGGGGTGCCGGCCAGGGAGACGGTGACCCGGCGGGCGCCGGAGTGGCGCAGCGCGTTGTGCAGCGCCTCCTGGGCGACCCGCAGCAGCGCGGCCTCCTGGGCGGGCGGCAGGGCACGGACGCCGTCGGCGGCGAAGGCGAGGTCGGCGGTGTGCGCGCGGTCGAGGAGCTGTACCTGGGAGGCGAGGGTGGCGCTCAGCCCGTCCTCCTCCAGGGCGGCGGGGCGCAGTTCGACCACCACGGCGCGCAGTTCGTCGGCGGCCTCGGCGGCGAGCCGGGCGACCTCGGCGAGTTCGGCGCGGGCGCGGGCCGGGTCGCGGTCGACGAGCTTGGCGGCGGCCTTGGCGGTCAGCCGCAGCGAGAAGAGCTTCTGCGAGACGGCGTCGTGCAGGTCGTGGGCGATCCGGGCGCGCTCGCCGGCCAGGGTGAGTTCGCGGCTGCGCTCGTACAGGCGGGCGTTGGACAGGGCGAGGGCGGCGTGCGCGGCGAGGATCCGCAGCAGTTCCTCGTCGTGGTCGGTGAACTGGCCGCCGCCGCGCTTGTTGGCGAGGAAGATGACGCCCATCACCTGCGGTTCGTCCTCGGCGGCCTCGGTGTCCAGGACGGGCATGCCGAGGAAGGCGTCCATCTCGGGGTGGGCGGCGGGCCAGCCCTCGAAGGCGGGGGCCCGGCGGACGTCGACGAGGCGGGTGGGGCCGGTCTCGTGCAGCATTTCGGCGAGCACGCCGTGCTGACGGGGCAACGGGCCGATCGCCCGCCACTGCTCGTCGGTGACGCCGTCGACCACGAACTGGGCGAAGCCGCCGTGGTCGTCGGGCACGCCGAGGGCCGCGTACTCGGCCTCCAGCAGCTCGCGGGCGGAGGCGGTGATGCGGCGCAGCACCTCGCGGACCTCCAGGTGCCGGCTCATCGCGAGCAGGGCCTGGCTGACGGCCTCGATGCCGGCCAGCGGGTCGCAGCCGGGCGGGCCGGCGGAGGTCCGGTGATCACCGGTGGTGCTGGGCATACCGCCAAACTACCGCCGTCGCGGGGGCGTCCGCGTCCGTCCCCGGCCGTCCCGGCCGCAGGTCCGGGGACCTAGGCCGGTGGGCCCGCCCGCCCCGAGCCGAAGGGGCGCGCCGGTGCCGAAAGCGAGGAGCGACAAGCGAGGCACGAGCGCCGGAGCGACGACCGTCGGCACCGGGTCCGAGCGCCCCGGAGGCGAGCGGGCGAGTCACCCGCCCCGGAGGCGAGCGGGCGAGTAACGCCCAGGGGCGGCCCTCCTCGTCGAGGAGAGCCGCCCCTGGGAGCGAGGGCTGTCAGCCCTTCTGCATGACCTCCGGCTCGTGCCGGCGCTGCAGCCGGGTCACGATCACGCCGATCACGATCGAGATGACGACCAGCACGCTCGCGTCGATCGCCCACTGGGCGACGGAGTGCTTCCACAGCGGGTCGTAGTTCGGGTGCTCGAAGTCCTTGTTCCAGGGACCCATGAGGTGCGACAGGTCGAGCGTGGTCGAGACGATGCCGGTGCCCCAGCGGGCGGGCATCAGCCAGGCGACCTGCTCCAGACCGGGCTTGCCGAAGATCTGGAAGAGGCAGCCGGTGAAGACGACCTGGACGATGGCGAACATGACCAGCAGCGGCATGGTCTTCTCGGCGGTCTTCACCAGCGCGGAGATCATCAGGCCGAACATCATCGCGGCGAAGCTCAGCAGGATCATGCCGATGGTCATCTCGATCATCGGGATG from Kitasatospora cathayae includes:
- a CDS encoding 4a-hydroxytetrahydrobiopterin dehydratase is translated as MSSRARLSEDEITAALADAPQWRRDGDSIVRSADAPDFPAAIRVVVAVAGQAEELDHHPDIDIRWRTLRFVLSTHSAGGLTGLDFTLAARIDEALRAESAA
- a CDS encoding DUF1272 domain-containing protein, with the protein product MALEMRETCERCEVSLTADGPASICSYECTFCADCTEAMAADCPNCGGELVARPRRKAA
- a CDS encoding sulfite exporter TauE/SafE family protein; this translates as MTLWEAIAVLVAGVGAGMINVIVGSGTLITFPVLLAVGIPPVTANVSNSFGLVPGSLSGVIGYRRELVGQGRRLRRMGTASLLGGLLGALLLIELPSGAFDAIVPVLILLALVLVVIQPRVAKAVAARRRADGDPDGSLVLLVGVFLTGIYGGYFGAAQGVLLMALMGMMLQEDLQRINAVKNALAMIVNGVAALFFLFTSTVDWTAAGLIAAGSLVGGLLGAKVGRRLPPAALRAVIVVVGLLAVTKLLLS
- a CDS encoding SPFH domain-containing protein, with product MEPVLIVLVVLVVVAFIALIKTIQVIPQASAAIVERFGRYTRTLNAGLNIVVPFIDRVRNRIDLREQVVPFPPQPVITQDNLVVNIDTVIYYQVTDPRAATYEVASYIQAIEQLTVTTLRNIIGSMDLESTLTSREVINAGLRGVLDEATGKWGIRVNRVELKAIEPPTSIQDSMEKQMRADRDKRAAILTAEGQRQAQILKAEGEKQADVLRAEGEAQAAVLRADGEAAAIRTVFEAIHDGDADQKLLAYQYLQTLPELAKGDSNKLWIIPSEVGDALKGLGGAFTGLSGNGGANGGAVAAPSVPQTPPAATQVPLDPAAGPRPVDVEKGAARPRVDPAREYRKIDPE
- a CDS encoding NfeD family protein, with translation MDSWIWWLLAAAVLGIPLVLTAVPEFAMFAIGALAAAAVAGLGGEAVLETLTFIVVSVGLVVFVGPIARRQLRRGPQIKTGIEALRGATAVVAETVDGEGGRIKLNGEIWSARALNPDSVYQPGQKVDVVEIQGATALVV
- a CDS encoding ABC transporter ATP-binding protein — translated: MSDVLELVDVSVVREGRALVDQVSWSISEGERWVILGPNGAGKTTLLQIASSYLFPTSGKVSVLGEKLGEIDVFELRSRIGLAGASMFDKLPAEQTVLQTVLTAAYGMTVSWQETYEQSDEGRALALLDRMGMANLTGRKFGTLSEGERKRTLIARALMTDPELLLLDEPAAGLDLGGREDLVRRLGALAQDEFAPAMAMVTHHVEEIAPGFTHVLMIRQGKVLTAGPIDTELTARNLSKCFGLPLTLERHGDRWSAQGLPLG
- a CDS encoding response regulator: MPDSTPSIRVLLVDDHQVVRRGLRTFLEVQDDIEVVGEAADGAEGVDRARELDPDVVLMDLKMPGVDGIEALRTLKEEGSRARILIVTSFTEHRTMVPALRAGAAGYVYKDVDPEALAGAIRSVHAGHVLLQPELAEALLADDGPRAPQGRGGTLTEREREVLGHIADGRSNREIARSLHLSEKTVKTHVSNILMKLDLADRTQAALWAVRNGATRER
- a CDS encoding GAF domain-containing sensor histidine kinase, which encodes MPSTTGDHRTSAGPPGCDPLAGIEAVSQALLAMSRHLEVREVLRRITASARELLEAEYAALGVPDDHGGFAQFVVDGVTDEQWRAIGPLPRQHGVLAEMLHETGPTRLVDVRRAPAFEGWPAAHPEMDAFLGMPVLDTEAAEDEPQVMGVIFLANKRGGGQFTDHDEELLRILAAHAALALSNARLYERSRELTLAGERARIAHDLHDAVSQKLFSLRLTAKAAAKLVDRDPARARAELAEVARLAAEAADELRAVVVELRPAALEEDGLSATLASQVQLLDRAHTADLAFAADGVRALPPAQEAALLRVAQEALHNALRHSGARRVTVSLAGTPARGAVLRVRDDGRGFDPESVRRAGRHLGLASMRDRAAAVGGTLTLESAPGQGTLVEMEVPGA